A single genomic interval of Oncorhynchus gorbuscha isolate QuinsamMale2020 ecotype Even-year linkage group LG25, OgorEven_v1.0, whole genome shotgun sequence harbors:
- the LOC124013993 gene encoding mitogen-activated protein kinase 12-like isoform X2 produces MSVRTRTGFYRQEVNKTAWEVPERYRELKQVGTGAYGTVCSAQDRRTGVRVAIKKLHRPFQSKLFAKRAYRELRLLKHMKHENVIGLLDVFTSEISLDRFHDFYLVMPFMGTDLGKLMKMERLSQDRVQFLVYQILKGLKDLKPGNLSVNEDCELKILDFGLARQTDTEMTGYVVTRWYRAPEVILNWMHYTQTVDIWSVGCIMAEMLLGKPLFKGNDHLDQLKEIMKITGTPTADFVTKLQSQDAKNYIRSLPKVPKKDLHFIFSKASSDAVCVLERMLLLDPERRVSASEALAMPFFSEFREPEEETEAQSYDHSMDNTDLPLEQWKRHTFTEILSFRPAATETKDPKETSL; encoded by the exons ATGTCGGTTCGCACGCGGACAGGATTTTACCGTCAGGAGGTAAACAAAACGGCATGGGAGGTTCCAGAGCGATACCGCGAGCTAAAGCAGGTGGGGACTGGCGCCTATGGGACAGTATG CTCCGCCCAGGACCGCAGGACTGGGGTGAGGGTGGCCATCAAGAAGCTCCACAGACCCTTCCAGTCAAAGCTCTTCGCCAAGAGGGCCTACAGAGAGCTCCGGCTCCTCAAGCACATGAAGCACGAAAAT GTGATTGGGCTGCTGGATGTGTTCACTTCTGAGATCTCATTGGACAGGTTTCATGACTT TTACCTGGTAATGCCATTCATGGGTACTGATCTGGGGAAACTGATGAAGATGGAGAGATTGTCACAGGACAGGGTGCAATTCCTTGTCTATCAAATCCTGAAAGGACTCAAG GATCTCAAACCTGGAAATTTGTCTGTCAACGAAGACTGTGAGCTGAAG atcCTTGACTTCGGGCTGGCTCGGCAGACGGACACAGAGATGACGGGGTACGTCGTCACTCGCTGGTACAGAGCCCCCGAGGTAATCCTCAATTGGATGCACTATACCCAGACTG TGGATATCTGGTCGGTGGGCTGCATCATGGCGGAGATGCTGCTGGGGAAGCCGCTGTTCAAAGGAAATGACC ACCTGGACcaactgaaagagatcatgaagATTACTGGTACACCCACTGCAGACTTTGTTACGAAGCTACAAAGCCAAGAT GCCAAAAACTACATACGGAGCCTTCCCAAAGTACCAAAGAAAGATTTGCACTTTATTTTTTCCAAAGCTAGCTCAGACG CGGTGTGTGTGCTGGAGCGCATGCTGTTGCTGGACCCTGAGAGGCGGGTGAGTGCGTCGGAGGCACTGGCCATGCCCTTTTTCAGCGAGTtcagagaaccagaggaggagACTGAGGCCCAGTCCTACGATCACTCCATGGACAACACAGACCTGCCCCTGGAACAGTGGAAAc GTCACACATTCACAGAGATCCTGTCCTTCAGGCCTGCAGCAACAGAGACCAAGGACCCCAAAGAGACATCACTCTGA
- the LOC124013993 gene encoding mitogen-activated protein kinase 12-like isoform X1, producing MSVRTRTGFYRQEVNKTAWEVPERYRELKQVGTGAYGTVCSAQDRRTGVRVAIKKLHRPFQSKLFAKRAYRELRLLKHMKHENVIGLLDVFTSEISLDRFHDFYLVMPFMGTDLGKLMKMERLSQDRVQFLVYQILKGLKYIHSAGIIHRDLKPGNLSVNEDCELKILDFGLARQTDTEMTGYVVTRWYRAPEVILNWMHYTQTVDIWSVGCIMAEMLLGKPLFKGNDHLDQLKEIMKITGTPTADFVTKLQSQDAKNYIRSLPKVPKKDLHFIFSKASSDAVCVLERMLLLDPERRVSASEALAMPFFSEFREPEEETEAQSYDHSMDNTDLPLEQWKRHTFTEILSFRPAATETKDPKETSL from the exons ATGTCGGTTCGCACGCGGACAGGATTTTACCGTCAGGAGGTAAACAAAACGGCATGGGAGGTTCCAGAGCGATACCGCGAGCTAAAGCAGGTGGGGACTGGCGCCTATGGGACAGTATG CTCCGCCCAGGACCGCAGGACTGGGGTGAGGGTGGCCATCAAGAAGCTCCACAGACCCTTCCAGTCAAAGCTCTTCGCCAAGAGGGCCTACAGAGAGCTCCGGCTCCTCAAGCACATGAAGCACGAAAAT GTGATTGGGCTGCTGGATGTGTTCACTTCTGAGATCTCATTGGACAGGTTTCATGACTT TTACCTGGTAATGCCATTCATGGGTACTGATCTGGGGAAACTGATGAAGATGGAGAGATTGTCACAGGACAGGGTGCAATTCCTTGTCTATCAAATCCTGAAAGGACTCAAG TATATCCACTCTGCAGGGATCATCCACAGG GATCTCAAACCTGGAAATTTGTCTGTCAACGAAGACTGTGAGCTGAAG atcCTTGACTTCGGGCTGGCTCGGCAGACGGACACAGAGATGACGGGGTACGTCGTCACTCGCTGGTACAGAGCCCCCGAGGTAATCCTCAATTGGATGCACTATACCCAGACTG TGGATATCTGGTCGGTGGGCTGCATCATGGCGGAGATGCTGCTGGGGAAGCCGCTGTTCAAAGGAAATGACC ACCTGGACcaactgaaagagatcatgaagATTACTGGTACACCCACTGCAGACTTTGTTACGAAGCTACAAAGCCAAGAT GCCAAAAACTACATACGGAGCCTTCCCAAAGTACCAAAGAAAGATTTGCACTTTATTTTTTCCAAAGCTAGCTCAGACG CGGTGTGTGTGCTGGAGCGCATGCTGTTGCTGGACCCTGAGAGGCGGGTGAGTGCGTCGGAGGCACTGGCCATGCCCTTTTTCAGCGAGTtcagagaaccagaggaggagACTGAGGCCCAGTCCTACGATCACTCCATGGACAACACAGACCTGCCCCTGGAACAGTGGAAAc GTCACACATTCACAGAGATCCTGTCCTTCAGGCCTGCAGCAACAGAGACCAAGGACCCCAAAGAGACATCACTCTGA